The following is a genomic window from Saprospiraceae bacterium.
TCACTGTGACAAAATACCCTAAGGAAGCCGGCATTACGGGTGGCATGGTCCAAAAAGATTTTTTGAATCTGAAATCGAGACTCACTGCTCATGATGATAAGTATCGGGCTACTGTAGATGAATATATGAAGTTTAAAGATGCTAAAAATGAAGAAGGCATGAAGAGCCTGGAAGTTGTTTTTGATGAACTTTCAAAAATGAAAAAGCAGGTGTTGAGTGGATTTATCAGTGACAAACCTACATCCTTTGTTAGCTTTTCATCATTGCTGGATATTTCTTATATGATCGATGAAGATTTTTTATCCATGTATGACAAATTGGCTCCTGAACATAAATCATCTGCCAAAGGTAAAGAACTGGAGAGCCAGATTGAAAAAACAAAAAAAACATTTGTCGGCCAACCTATAATGCCATTTACTCAGAAAGATACTTCGGGAGTCGATTTTTCTATTGCTTCACTGAAGGGAAAATATGTTCTTATTGATTTTTGGGCAAGCTGGTGTGGGCCATGCCGAAAAGAAAATCCCAATATTGTCAAGGCTTACAAAAACTACAAAGACAATAATTTTGAAATCCTGGGTGTATCTCTGGATAATAAAAGAGACCCATGGATAGCCGCCATCCACAAAGACGAACTCACATGGTATCATGTCAGTGACCTCAAAGGTTGGAAAAATGAAGTTTCAGAAATGTTTGGCATCAGATCAATACCTCAAAATCTGCTCATAGATCCTGAAGGAAAAATAATTGCCCGCAACATCACAGGTCATGAGCTTGATGCTGCACTAACCAAACATCTAAAAGGATTATAATCAGAATAGTAATGAAAAAATATATTTTAAGTGCCTTACTCTTATGTTTGATACATTTTGGTAATGCTCAGAAAATCAACTTGTTCAACGGAAAAGATCTGACAGGATGGACAGCACACGGTACCGAAAAGTGGTATGTCGAAAAGGGAAACCTGATATGCGAAAGTGGTCCGGATAAACAATATGGCTATCTTTCTACCAATGAATCCTACAAGAACTTTGATTTTACAGTTCAGTTTAAGCAGGAAAGCAATGGCAATAGTGGTGTCTTCTTTCGGTCAGGTATCGCAGGAGTAAAGATCAGTGGCTGGCAGGTAGAAGTAGCTCCGCCAGATAAACATACCGGAGGCATCTACGAATCCTACGGACGTGGTTGGTTGATCAAGCCCAATCCTGCGCACGAACAGTACCTAAAAGTAGGAAAATGGAATTCTCTCAGAATCCTGGTGAAAGGCGATCAAGTCACAACATGGCTCAATGGCCATATGATGATAGACCTGAATGATGAAAAAATCGGCAAGGGTGAAGGATTCATTGCATTGCAAATACATGATGGCGGTGGGATAAAAGTCCGATGGCGCAATTTTAAGATCAAGCTACTGGATTGATGAATATGTTGGAGCAAGCTTTTCTCTCCAATGAGTGACGCAAACAAAAAGAAAAATCATGAAGCAGCATCTTGCACACATTGCTATTGTGGTAGATGATTATGACAGAGCCATCGCATTTTATACAGAAAAATTACATTTTGATCTGGTAGAAGATACAAAAATGTCGGAAGAAAAGCGGTGGGTATTGGTAAGGCCTAAAGGAGCAAAAGAATGTTCTCTACTGCTTGCAAAAGGTGTAAATGCTGATCAAAAATCCAGAATTGGTAATCAAACAGGGGGTAGAGTTTTCCTTTTTTTATATACTGATGATTTTCAGAGAGACTATCAAAACCTTCTTTTGCACAAGATAAAAATAGTAAGAGAACCGAGCATCGAAGAATACGGTATCGTGGCCGTTTTTGAAGATATCTATGGCAATCTCTGGGATTTGATCGAATCAAAAAAACCCAAAATTCCTGAATAAGACACCCGTCATTAATAATCTAAAAATACAACCATGGGAATATTTTCAGCATTACTTGGCAATGCAGGAACAGTAAGTCAGGACGAATTAGTCAAAAAATATGGCCAGCTATTGATAGACACTGAAGAAATAGAGTTGGGGTTTAAACTGATCCGGGATACTTTTATTTTTACCAATAAACGGCTGATCTTAGTGGAAATACAGGGACTTACTGGTAGCAAAATAGAATATAAATCCATTTCTTATAAAAGTATATCGAGATTCAGTGTTGAAACAGCCGGTACATTTGACCTTGAAGCAGAACTGAAGATATGGGTATCAAGTGAGCCTCTGCCCAGCATCGTCAAACCATTTAACAAATCAGTCAATGTGTATGATGTTCAGAAGGTACTGGCACATCATGTATTGAAGTAACATACTGTCAAAACCAACTTTGAATGTAACCCCACAAAACAAAATTTGTAGGTGCATTTCATTTTTTCGTACTGTGCTTGATTTCTTATCAAGTTTTGTTTGTTCGTCGTAGCTTTTAGCTTCGATGCAATATATTAGGGCATCTTGCCTGAATCGCAAAAGATTGATGATTTTTAATGTGATGCGAAAAAATAAAATACACCCTTCTATTATCTCTAATCTTTATGTCCGAGATAAATATAGGGACGTAGTCCTGAGATCTTTGTAGCAAAAATATCCTCACACCATCACGTAGGGGCGTAGCCCTGTGATCTTAAAAGATGTGGTAAATATAAGATATCAGGGCTACGCCCCTTATGTTTCAGATTCTAATGTTTTCTACAAAGATGACAGGGCTACGCTCCTGCCCCGATAGGCGGGAGTAATTTATCTTCAGGATCATGTCTCTAAAGCATCGTTTGTTCGTCGTAGCTTTTAGATTCGATGCAGTGTAAAAAGGCATCTTGCCTGAATCGCAAAAAAAATTGATGACTTTTAATGTGAGGCGAAAAAATGAAATACACCCAAATTTGTTGGGATAATTCCAATATCCAGAAATTACGGTATGTTATTTTTCCTATGCCAAAGCACTATTTTTGATTGCAAGTTCATCAATAGGTACTGGCCTTGGGCCAATAAGGCGCTCCAGATCAGACTTGAGCAATACTTC
Proteins encoded in this region:
- a CDS encoding TlpA family protein disulfide reductase translates to MTKYPKEAGITGGMVQKDFLNLKSRLTAHDDKYRATVDEYMKFKDAKNEEGMKSLEVVFDELSKMKKQVLSGFISDKPTSFVSFSSLLDISYMIDEDFLSMYDKLAPEHKSSAKGKELESQIEKTKKTFVGQPIMPFTQKDTSGVDFSIASLKGKYVLIDFWASWCGPCRKENPNIVKAYKNYKDNNFEILGVSLDNKRDPWIAAIHKDELTWYHVSDLKGWKNEVSEMFGIRSIPQNLLIDPEGKIIARNITGHELDAALTKHLKGL
- a CDS encoding DUF1080 domain-containing protein, coding for MKKYILSALLLCLIHFGNAQKINLFNGKDLTGWTAHGTEKWYVEKGNLICESGPDKQYGYLSTNESYKNFDFTVQFKQESNGNSGVFFRSGIAGVKISGWQVEVAPPDKHTGGIYESYGRGWLIKPNPAHEQYLKVGKWNSLRILVKGDQVTTWLNGHMMIDLNDEKIGKGEGFIALQIHDGGGIKVRWRNFKIKLLD
- a CDS encoding VOC family protein — its product is MKQHLAHIAIVVDDYDRAIAFYTEKLHFDLVEDTKMSEEKRWVLVRPKGAKECSLLLAKGVNADQKSRIGNQTGGRVFLFLYTDDFQRDYQNLLLHKIKIVREPSIEEYGIVAVFEDIYGNLWDLIESKKPKIPE
- a CDS encoding PH domain-containing protein encodes the protein MGIFSALLGNAGTVSQDELVKKYGQLLIDTEEIELGFKLIRDTFIFTNKRLILVEIQGLTGSKIEYKSISYKSISRFSVETAGTFDLEAELKIWVSSEPLPSIVKPFNKSVNVYDVQKVLAHHVLK